The nucleotide sequence TCGACCCAGTTCGTGCCCGAGAGCCTCCTCCCCCGTTGGGTCCAGATCGTCTCCGCCTGGAACCCCTTCACGTACATGGTCGATGCCGCCCGCGCCCTCGTCACCGGCCCCCTCGAGGCCGAGCCGCTCCTCAAGGCCCTCGGCGTGGGGGTGGCCCTCCTCGTCGTGACGCAGCTGGCGGCACGCCACTACTTCGCCCGCGCCGTCGAGGCCGGCTGAGCCCGGGCCCGACGCGCCGGGGCGCCTCAGGGACTGGGATTGAACTACGTGAGTGAAGAGGCGACGCCGGTCTGCCTGCTCGTCGTGGAGAAGCCGTTGCGAGAACTGGGTTGGGACCTGTTCGATGGCAGACCGGCGTCGCCTCTTCCGAGCAGGTAGTTCAATCCCAGTCCCTCACCGCACCCGCCGGTACGCTCCCGCCGGGCGGCGTCGCGGGGGTCCTGCCCGCCACCGCCACGATGGTGCCGGGCCCGGTGGCGAGCCGCCTTGGCCGCGCCGGGTGCTCGTGGTCGTCCCGGCCGTGGCGGGCGGGCTGGCCGTGCGGGTGGCGACGACCCGGTCGAGCTGGACCGTCCTCGAGAGCGACGAGGCGGTCGTCGGCCTGATGGCCCGCAGCATCCTCGACGGCGACGTGCGCGCCCTCTTCCGGGGGCAGCGGTACGGCGGCACGGCGGAGGCGTTCGTCCTGGCCGCGTCTTCGGCATCGCCGGGCCCTCGACCCTCGCCATCCGCGCCGTTTCGGGGTCGATCGAAGCCGCGGCTGCCCTCCCGGTGTGGCGTGGGACGCCGGGGCGGGAGCCCCGTGCAGGGAGCGGGGGGTAGCCGTGGAGGCCCTTGATGCCGCGCTCGGTGTAGCGCCCGTTGCGGCACATGTCCCACGCCCCGGCGCCGCACGGCCCGCACGGGACGGGGTCCGGTCGGCGGACGATCCCCACCACCAGGTCGCCGGGAGCGAGGTCGCTGCGGGCGGGCGCCGCGACCACTCGTCCCAGCGACTCGTGGCCGAGGACCAGGAGCCCGGACCCCGGCGGGGCGGCCCCGTACTCTCCGTCGGCGATCTCCACGTCCGTCCCGCAGATGCCGACGGCGACCCCCTCGACGAGCACGTCGCCCTCGCCCACCGGTCCGTCGTCATCGGCCACCGCGGCGCTGCCGGCCTGCCCGGGCCGGACCACCATCGCCCGCATCAGGCGCACGTGCGCCGGTCGACGGGCCGAGCGGCCGACGTCAGGTTCAGCGCGGTGTTGACCAGGCCCACGTGGGAGAAGGCCTGGGGGAAGTTGCCGAGCATCCGCCCCGAGGCGGGGTCGTACTCCTCGGCCAACAGGCCGACGTCGTTGGTCAGGCCCACCAGCCTCTCGAACAGCTGTGCCGCCTCGTCGTGGCGGCCGGTGACGGCCAGGGCGTCGGCCAGCCAGAATGAGCAGAGCAGGAACGCCCCCTCCTTGCCGGGCAGCCCGTCGACGGAGGTGCCGTGCTCGGTGGGGTAACGCTCGATGAACCCGTCGGCGCCGAGCTCTCGCCGCACGGCGTCGATCGTGCCCCGCACCCGCTTGTCGTTCGGTGGCAGGAAGCCCACGAGCGGGATCATGAGGAGGCTGGCGTCGAGCTCGGGCGAGCCGTAGGACTGGGTGAACGTGCACCGACCCGGATCGAAGCCCCGCTGCGACACCTCGTCGTGGATCTCGTCGCGCACGCGCCGCCAGCGATCGACGGGGCCGTCGAGGCCGAACTCCTCGACGGCGCGCACGCCCCGGTCGAAGGCCACCCAGCACATGACCTTGGAGTGCACGAAGTGGCGGGCGGGGCCGCGGACCTCCCACAGGCTGTGGTCGGGCTGGCGCCACCCGGTCTCCAGCCAGGACAGCAGCTCGCGCTGCACGGCCCAGGCGGCGGCGTCGGGGGGGACCCCGGCCACCCTCGCCTGGTGGAGGGCATCCATGACCTCCCCGTAGACGTCGAGCTGGCGCTGGGTGGCGGCGCCGTTGCCGATCCGGACCGGCCGGCTGCCCTCGTAGCCCGGCAGCCACTCGAGCTCGAGCTCGGGCAGGCGGCGCTCACCGGCCGCGCCGTACATGATCTGCATCTGCGACGGGTCGCCGGCGACGGCTCGCAGGAGCCAGTTCCGCCACGCCACCGCCTCGTCCCCGTAGCCGGCGGCGAGCAGCGCCTGGAGCGTGAAGGTGGCATCGCGCAGCCAGCAGAAGCGGTAGTCCCAGTTCCGGACGCCGCCCGGCACCTCGGGCAGCGAGGTGGTCGGCGCGGCGACGATCCCGCCCGTGGGCGCGAACGTCAACGCCTTGAGCGTGATCAGCGACCGCTCGACCTCCCGGTGCCAACGGCCACCGCCCGTGCAGCGACCGGACCACTCCCGCCACCACGCGACGGTCTCGGCGAGGGCGACGTCGGGATCCGCCCGGCGCTCCAGCGCCTGGTGAGACGGGTGCCAGGTGAGCACGAACGGGACCCGGTCACCGGGGCCGACGGCGAACGTCGCCCTCGTCGCCATGTCCTGGCCGTGGACCTCGGCGGTGGTGACCAGCTCGAGGGCGTCGGGACCGGCGATCAACGAGAGAGCGCCGTCGATGCGCTGGGCCCAGGGGACGGTCGAGCCGTAGTCGAAACGGACCACCAGGTCCATCTCCATCGTCACCGAACCGGAGACGCCCTCCACCACCCGCACGACGTCGGGCGCGGCGCCGCGCACAGGCATGAAGTCGGTGACCCGCACGGTGCCACCACCGGTGTGGAAGGTGGTCTCCAGGACCAGTGTGCCCGCCGCGTACGCACGCTCGACGCGGTGGGCGTCGCCGAGCGGGGCCAGCTTCCACCGGCCGTGGGAACGGTCACCGAGAAGGGCGGCGAAGCAGGCCCCGGAGTCGAACCGCGGCAGGCACAGCCAGTCGATGGACCCGTCGATGCCCACCAAGGCGGCGGTCTGGGTATCGCCGATCAGCGCGTAGTCCTCGATGTTCATCGCTCCAACATGCCCGGTGGGCCACCGCTCCGAATCCCCGGCCCGGAACTGGGCGACCGGCCCGTGGCGCGCACACTTGACGAGTGCCGACGTCGTCGGGACGCGGCCAGGCCGCCGGTGCCGGTGGATACGTTCTGGCGGCAGATGTGGCGAATAGCGCCACTTCTTGCCGCCAGAAGCTCCCCCCCGCCGGTTCTGCGCGGTCGGGGCCGTAGCCGCCGGCGGCGGTGCGTGGAGACGCCGACGGGCGGAGCCACGGCGTCGAACGAGTTCTGGCGTCGCCGCACCGACGTGCCGGTCGGCGCTCCGTTGCCGTCGGCCAGCGGACCGAGACCGCCGGAGGCTGCCGGCGCACCGAAGATGTGCTCGCGCTGGCCCTGATGGCGCCCAAGCCGGCAATCGGGGCCGCGACTACGGCTGCACGAGCCCGTAATCATCGGCCGCATTGAGAGCGTCACCGACAAACCACGCGTCGATCGTCACGATCACGTCGTCGCCGTCAACTCGGCCACGGTCCTCCAAGGCGGCTCCAATGAGGGCAAGCGCCGCGGCCCGGCTGCGCACGATCCGTTCCTCGCACTTCTCGCCCGTCAGATCGGAATCGCCGTCACGTTGCCACGCCTCGACCGCGGCATCGGCAAGTCCCCGAGGAATACGAACCTCGATCTCCGTTGGCTGCTCGGACAAGCGCGC is from Acidimicrobiales bacterium and encodes:
- a CDS encoding glycoside hydrolase family 15 protein; the protein is MPAWAPSGPARAHLRCAGSLRRSRSAGRRQRSADRHVGAATPELVRRRGSARRRLHAPPPAATAPTAQNRRGGASGGKKWRYSPHLPPERIHRHRRPGRVPTTSALVKCARHGPVAQFRAGDSERWPTGHVGAMNIEDYALIGDTQTAALVGIDGSIDWLCLPRFDSGACFAALLGDRSHGRWKLAPLGDAHRVERAYAAGTLVLETTFHTGGGTVRVTDFMPVRGAAPDVVRVVEGVSGSVTMEMDLVVRFDYGSTVPWAQRIDGALSLIAGPDALELVTTAEVHGQDMATRATFAVGPGDRVPFVLTWHPSHQALERRADPDVALAETVAWWREWSGRCTGGGRWHREVERSLITLKALTFAPTGGIVAAPTTSLPEVPGGVRNWDYRFCWLRDATFTLQALLAAGYGDEAVAWRNWLLRAVAGDPSQMQIMYGAAGERRLPELELEWLPGYEGSRPVRIGNGAATQRQLDVYGEVMDALHQARVAGVPPDAAAWAVQRELLSWLETGWRQPDHSLWEVRGPARHFVHSKVMCWVAFDRGVRAVEEFGLDGPVDRWRRVRDEIHDEVSQRGFDPGRCTFTQSYGSPELDASLLMIPLVGFLPPNDKRVRGTIDAVRRELGADGFIERYPTEHGTSVDGLPGKEGAFLLCSFWLADALAVTGRHDEAAQLFERLVGLTNDVGLLAEEYDPASGRMLGNFPQAFSHVGLVNTALNLTSAARPVDRRTCA